The region GATACTAGAAGGCTAGATAATAAAGCAATAATGGACGATATTTTATCGAGATGCTTAGCCGACAACTCAATATCTAACGAGTTTTGCGGTTACTGGCAAGGCAATCATAGAGTAGCCGAGAGGCTTGGAGCTTAAGAAGCTATCTTATAAAAATTTTACTCCATTGTCGGTAAAGGATGATAATACTCCTCGTCTTGCCAATCTATTCATTAAGGAGTATACCGATTGTTTATGCTTGTATTTAGATAGCTCGTCCTCACCAAAAACAAAGTCTGCTACTTCGTCTAT is a window of Campylobacter concisus DNA encoding:
- a CDS encoding transposase → MGRIISFNARFRRLQYGQCHKLGTLYLSNYANEIAYREDTRRLDNKAIMDDILSRCLADNSISNEFCGYWQGNHRVAERLGA